The Streptomyces sp. NBC_01142 genome contains a region encoding:
- a CDS encoding DUF397 domain-containing protein has translation MTPKTLMATDLPGAAWRKSSYSGAQEGQCVEVANVVESHQGIAVRDSKDPNGPALLINPASFTEFIGDVANGRFNV, from the coding sequence GTGACACCCAAGACCCTCATGGCCACCGACCTGCCTGGCGCCGCCTGGCGCAAGTCGTCGTACAGCGGCGCTCAGGAAGGCCAGTGCGTCGAGGTCGCCAACGTCGTTGAGTCGCACCAGGGCATCGCCGTCCGTGACTCGAAGGACCCCAACGGCCCGGCGCTGCTGATCAACCCGGCCTCGTTCACCGAGTTCATCGGCGACGTCGCCAATGGACGCTTCAACGTCTGA
- a CDS encoding caspase family protein has protein sequence MGVREGLIVATSTYADPQLNRLSAPGHDAQALSDVLSAPGIGNYTVHTALDQPTHVIRRKVQEFLVRRRTDDQLLIYFSCHGIKDDDGHLYFAGTDTGHDPDLLESSAVSAAFLSGQLNGCVARSIVVLLDCCYSGAFDPGAKSDASVNLRERFHGTGTAVITATNALQYAWEGDHFAETGQGQLSAFTSAIVSGLRTGDADLDGDGWVSVEDLYLHVNDRLLTDGARQTPHRWLLGGEGSLTIARSPGIGTAAPGGHGQQSALVTKAGESAMQAGSPQIAARMPEPLPSAPTLSGRGSTRPVAASPPPALNSVAPRRFKVGQWAQCVAFSPDGTHLATGSRHSIRIWALRDPNTTNLLWRRDFGGRLDTVFSVAFSPDGARVAGAGVYGTPVVWDAATGERLLMLHGTDQVVRVAFSPDGARVAGACRDGVGAIWDAATGQRLLTLSSRAGDPLYCVSFSPDGTRLATAQRKTVAVWDATTGKPLLFLDHDSNVVAFSPDGSRLVTTHCETVTVWGTATGDQLFQIHLQEKVPIVAFSPDGTRLATAHRKTAAVWDATTGNKLFEVHHDDTVLTVAFSPDGSRLATGSEDKTAAVWDISSSGR, from the coding sequence ATGGGAGTCCGTGAGGGGCTGATCGTCGCTACCTCGACCTACGCCGACCCACAGCTCAACCGGCTCAGCGCCCCCGGCCATGACGCCCAGGCCCTCAGTGACGTCCTTTCGGCGCCGGGCATCGGTAACTACACGGTCCACACGGCTCTGGACCAGCCCACGCACGTCATCCGCCGCAAGGTGCAGGAGTTCCTCGTCCGCCGCAGGACCGACGATCAGCTGCTCATCTACTTCTCCTGCCACGGCATCAAGGACGACGACGGCCACCTGTACTTCGCCGGCACCGACACCGGCCACGACCCGGACCTGCTGGAATCCAGCGCGGTTTCCGCAGCCTTCCTCAGCGGCCAGCTCAACGGCTGCGTAGCCCGCAGCATCGTGGTCCTACTGGACTGCTGCTACAGCGGGGCATTCGACCCAGGGGCCAAGAGCGACGCCTCGGTCAACCTCCGCGAGCGATTCCACGGCACTGGGACCGCCGTCATCACCGCGACCAACGCCCTCCAGTACGCCTGGGAAGGGGACCATTTCGCCGAGACCGGGCAGGGACAGCTGTCTGCCTTTACCTCTGCGATCGTCAGCGGCCTGCGCACGGGCGACGCCGACCTCGATGGCGACGGCTGGGTGTCCGTCGAAGACCTGTACTTGCACGTGAATGACCGCCTCCTGACGGACGGCGCCAGGCAGACGCCTCATCGCTGGCTGTTGGGCGGGGAAGGCAGTTTGACGATCGCCCGGAGCCCCGGCATCGGCACGGCCGCGCCGGGTGGGCACGGGCAGCAGAGCGCCCTCGTAACAAAGGCCGGGGAATCCGCGATGCAGGCAGGGTCGCCGCAGATCGCGGCCCGAATGCCCGAGCCGCTGCCCTCTGCACCCACACTCAGCGGGCGAGGAAGCACACGGCCGGTGGCCGCATCACCTCCACCGGCCCTGAACTCCGTCGCCCCACGCAGGTTCAAGGTCGGACAGTGGGCACAGTGCGTGGCGTTCAGTCCGGACGGTACTCACCTGGCCACCGGATCCCGCCACTCGATCCGGATCTGGGCTCTACGAGACCCCAACACCACGAACCTTCTGTGGCGGCGGGACTTTGGTGGCCGGCTGGACACGGTGTTCTCAGTGGCGTTCAGTCCTGACGGCGCTCGCGTGGCCGGCGCCGGCGTCTATGGCACCCCAGTGGTCTGGGATGCCGCCACCGGCGAACGACTGCTCATGCTCCACGGCACTGATCAAGTGGTCAGGGTGGCGTTCAGTCCGGACGGCGCCCGCGTGGCTGGCGCCTGCAGGGACGGCGTCGGAGCGATCTGGGATGCCGCCACCGGCCAACGATTACTCACTCTCTCTTCGCGTGCTGGCGACCCGCTGTACTGCGTGTCGTTCAGCCCGGACGGCACCCGCCTGGCCACCGCCCAACGCAAGACTGTGGCGGTCTGGGATGCCACCACCGGGAAACCGCTGTTGTTTCTCGACCACGACTCCAATGTGGTGGCGTTCAGCCCGGACGGCAGCCGGCTGGTCACCACTCATTGCGAGACCGTGACGGTCTGGGGTACCGCCACCGGCGACCAGTTGTTTCAGATCCATCTCCAGGAGAAGGTGCCGATCGTGGCGTTCAGCCCGGACGGCACCCGTCTGGCTACTGCCCACCGCAAGACTGCGGCGGTCTGGGATGCCACCACCGGCAATAAACTGTTCGAAGTCCATCACGACGACACCGTGCTAACCGTGGCGTTCAGCCCGGACGGCAGCCGCCTGGCGACAGGCAGTGAGGACAAGACCGCAGCGGTTTGGGACATCAGCTCCAGCGGCCGGTAG
- a CDS encoding helix-turn-helix transcriptional regulator — translation MVIATLGEVVAVYRARAALDPSHVAERAGISIAQYLALEQGTAWPGTEAVEAVIDALQIPDSHRACLAATGAPLDKYLQRMLHGYDIPALIVDSTWRTVEANAFARTLLPDSALPGWNLMRWVLLDDDARRRLANWDDVARCFSGALRDAITAAPHNAELLAIREDATQLGQTAGPSSRNCPDAQVFVWRTDSGAYPISACLVTSPSGRPDLQQVTFVPRSTQPVPVLMAAQASPAPWYGPLLTDLLSCGLCGLLLTGGGRPTTYGCATGCLPELSADDLELRIAKEVLTRAFPAQACRELGIAQEILMADGIELELNVPVSPQHALDQWQRSMTNTQRRGILTSTLRSATVNPAPGTDGSPGIDLAYNWRELTHP, via the coding sequence ATGGTGATCGCCACCCTCGGGGAGGTAGTCGCGGTCTACCGGGCCCGGGCCGCTCTCGATCCCTCGCACGTGGCCGAGCGGGCCGGCATCTCCATAGCTCAATACCTCGCACTCGAGCAGGGCACCGCCTGGCCGGGCACCGAAGCGGTCGAGGCCGTCATCGACGCCCTGCAGATCCCAGACAGTCACCGCGCATGCCTGGCCGCGACCGGCGCTCCTCTCGACAAGTACCTGCAGCGCATGCTGCACGGCTACGACATCCCGGCCCTCATTGTGGACAGCACCTGGCGGACCGTGGAGGCGAACGCCTTCGCCCGCACGCTGCTGCCCGACTCGGCCCTGCCGGGCTGGAACCTGATGCGCTGGGTCCTGCTGGACGATGATGCGCGAAGACGACTAGCCAACTGGGACGACGTCGCCCGGTGCTTTTCCGGCGCCCTCCGCGACGCCATCACCGCAGCGCCGCACAACGCCGAACTGCTCGCCATCCGCGAGGACGCTACACAGCTAGGACAGACTGCAGGTCCCTCCTCACGGAACTGCCCCGACGCGCAGGTATTCGTCTGGCGCACGGACAGCGGCGCATACCCGATCTCCGCCTGCCTGGTCACCTCACCCAGCGGCCGCCCAGACCTGCAACAGGTCACATTCGTGCCGCGAAGCACCCAGCCGGTACCCGTGCTCATGGCCGCCCAGGCAAGCCCCGCCCCCTGGTACGGACCCCTGCTCACCGATCTGCTCTCCTGCGGGCTGTGCGGACTGCTCCTGACCGGCGGCGGCCGGCCGACCACCTACGGCTGCGCCACGGGGTGTCTGCCCGAACTCTCCGCTGACGACCTGGAGCTCCGCATCGCGAAAGAGGTACTCACACGCGCCTTCCCCGCCCAAGCCTGTCGCGAGCTCGGCATCGCACAGGAGATCCTCATGGCCGACGGGATCGAGCTGGAGCTGAACGTCCCCGTCTCGCCCCAACACGCGCTGGATCAGTGGCAGCGCTCGATGACCAACACCCAGCGCCGGGGCATCCTCACCTCGACGCTGAGGTCAGCCACGGTCAACCCCGCACCGGGAACCGACGGATCACCCGGTATCGACCTCGCCTACAACTGGCGCGAGCTGACCCATCCCTGA
- a CDS encoding STAS domain-containing protein, with product MRFCDCAGLSALLAAARTAKTHGSELRLCAVPHTLARLLRLSHTGSAFTIEQSDVR from the coding sequence ATGAGATTCTGCGACTGTGCCGGCCTGTCCGCTCTGCTGGCCGCCGCCCGCACGGCGAAGACCCACGGGAGCGAGCTGCGGCTGTGCGCGGTCCCGCACACGCTGGCGAGGCTGCTGCGGCTCTCCCACACCGGCAGCGCCTTCACCATCGAGCAGTCGGACGTACGGTGA